The genomic DNA CCCCAACGTACGGCTTCAGGTCACGCCGTTCAGCTTCGGCGGGCACTCGGGCGAGAGCGGCTCCTTCACGATCCTCAGCTTCCCCGAGTCCGATCTGTCCGACGTGGTGTACCTGGAGCAGCTGACCAGCGCGCTGTATCTGGACAAGCGCGAGGACGTCACCCAGTACGAGGGCGCGCTGAAGCAGTTGCAGCAGGACAGCCCCGGGCCGGCCGAGAGCCGCGATCTCCTCAGGGGACTGCTCCAGCTTTCCTGAACGCCTCCCCGGGCTCCCCGAGTTGCCCTCAACTCCCTTGAAACACACGTACGATGACGTGTAATCAGACCGTGATGTCGACCGACGTCGATCGGGTGTCCGCCCCGGCTGCAAGGGATTGAGGGATCACACATGTCGTCCTACTTCACCGATCTGGCTCAGCAGTACATCGGTGGTGAGTGGCGCCCGGGCACAGGGTCCTGGGACATCATCGACTTCAACCCGTACGACGGTGAGAAGCTCGCGTCGATCACCATAGCCACGGTCGACGAGGTGGACGAGGCCTACCGGGCGGCCGCCGCGGCCCAGAAGGAATGGGCGGCGACCAACGCGTATGCCCGCCGTGCCGTGTTCCAGCGGGCCCTGCGCCTCATCGAGGACCGCGAGGCCGAGATAACCGAGGCCATCATCGCCGAGCTCGGCGGCACGCATCTGAAGGCCGGCTTCGAGCTGCACCTCGCCAAGCAGTTCCTCCTGGAGTCGATCAACCTGGCGCTGCGCCCCGAGGGACGGATCATCCCCTCGCCGGTCGACGGCAAGGAGAACCGCCTCTACCGCGTGCCCGTCGGCGTCGTCGGCGTGATCAGCCCGTTCAACTTCCCCTTCCTCCTGTCGCTGAAGTCCGTCGCCCCGGCCCTGGCCCTCGGCAACGGCGTGGTCCTCAAGCCGCACCAGAACACACCGATCGTCGGCGGCTCGCTGATCGCGAAGATCTTCGAGGACGCGGGTCTGCCGGGCGGCCTCCTGAACGTCGTGATCACCGACATCGCGGAGATCGGCGACGCCTTTCTCGAGCACCCGGTCCCGAAGGTCATCTCCTTCACCGGCTCCGACAAGGTTGGCCGCCACGTGGCCACCGTCTGCGCCGCCCAGTTCAAGCGCTCGGTGCTCGAACTCGGCGGCAACAGCGCCCTGGTGGTCCTGGAGGACGCGGACATCGACTACGCCGTGGACGCCGCGGTCTTCAGCCGGTACGTGCACCAGGGGCAGGTCTGCATGGCCGCGAACCGCGTTCTCGTGGACCGCTCGATCGAGGCGGAGTTCACCGAGAAGTTCGTCGCCAAGGTGAAGACGCTGAAGTCCGGTGACCCGCGCGACCCGCAGACGATCATCGGCCCGGTCATCAACTCCTCGCAGGCGGACGCGATCTCGGGCGCCGTCGACCAGGCGATCGCGGACGGCGCCATCGCGCTGGTGCACGGCACCACCACGGACAACCTCGTGGAGCCGTCCGTCCTGACCGGCCTGGCCGCCGACGCGCCCATCCTCCAGGAGGAGATCTTCGGCCCGGTCGCGCTCCTCATCCCCTTCGAGGGCGAGGAGGAGGCGGTCCGTATCGTCAACGACACCCCGTACGGCCTGAGCGGCGCCGTCCACACGGCCGACGTCGAGCGCGGTGTCGCCTTCGCCAAGCAGATCGACACCGGCATGTTCCACGTCAACGACGGCACCGTCCACGACGAGCCGCTGGTCGCCTTCGGCGGCGAGAAGTCCTCGGGCATCGGCCGGCTGAACGGCGAGGCGACGGTCGAGTCGTTCACCACGCAGAAGTGGATCTCGGTGCAGCACGGGCGGAGCTTCTTCCCGTTCTGATCCCGGGCACATGCCCTTCGGATCCCTTTCGGATCCCCTCGGATCCCCTTTCTGGTCCCCTTCGGATCCCCTTCTCATCCCGGGCCGACCCCGGGAGTGATTCTTTCGGTACGCCGGGTCCTTGCGGACAGAACCTGACCGCAAGGGCCCGTAGCTTCGTCGGTGTCAGGCAAGAGGAACCGAAGAAAGGCGGCCGGTCATGGTCACCCACGTATCCGCGGAAGCACCCGGCGACGAGCGCGGGGCGCTGCTCTCCTTCCTCGAGGGCGAGCGCGGAGGTATCCGGCGGGCGCTGCTCGGCCTGACCGACGAGCAGGCCGCGACCAGGCCGAGCGCCAGCGAACTGTCCCTGTCCGGGCTGGTCAAGCATGTCGCCGAGGTCGAGCAGAGCTGGATCGCCCGCGCCCGGCAGGAGGCACCCGCGGTCAAGCGGGACGAATCGAACTGGCACGAGTGCTTCGTGCTCGTCGGCGACGAGACCGTCGCGTCGCAGCTCGCGTACTGGGAGAAGGTCGCGGCACAGACGGAGGCGTTCATCCGCTCCGTACCCAGCCTCGACGACACCTTCCCGCTCCCGAACGATCCCTGGTTCCCCCCGGACGAGCGGGTCTCGATGCGCTGGGTGGCGCTCCACCTGATCCGCGAGACGGCCCGCCACGCCGGCCACGCCGACATCATCCGGGAGTCCCTCGACGGCGCGACCGCCTTCGAGCTGGTGGCCCGGGAGCAGGCCGGTTGAGCACCGCGCTCTAACCTGGACCGCATGTCAGCGATCCGTCTCCTGGTGCTCGGCGCGGTCCGCCAGCACGGGCGGGCCCACGGCTACCAGGTGCGCAACGACCTGGAGTACTGGGGCGCGCACGAGTGGTCCAACGCCAAGCCCGGCTCGATCTACCACGCCCTCAAGCAGATGGCGAAGCAGGGGCTGCTGCACGCCCACGAGATCGCGCCGTCCACGGTCGGCGGGCCGCCGCGCACGGAG from Streptomyces avermitilis MA-4680 = NBRC 14893 includes the following:
- a CDS encoding aldehyde dehydrogenase family protein: MSSYFTDLAQQYIGGEWRPGTGSWDIIDFNPYDGEKLASITIATVDEVDEAYRAAAAAQKEWAATNAYARRAVFQRALRLIEDREAEITEAIIAELGGTHLKAGFELHLAKQFLLESINLALRPEGRIIPSPVDGKENRLYRVPVGVVGVISPFNFPFLLSLKSVAPALALGNGVVLKPHQNTPIVGGSLIAKIFEDAGLPGGLLNVVITDIAEIGDAFLEHPVPKVISFTGSDKVGRHVATVCAAQFKRSVLELGGNSALVVLEDADIDYAVDAAVFSRYVHQGQVCMAANRVLVDRSIEAEFTEKFVAKVKTLKSGDPRDPQTIIGPVINSSQADAISGAVDQAIADGAIALVHGTTTDNLVEPSVLTGLAADAPILQEEIFGPVALLIPFEGEEEAVRIVNDTPYGLSGAVHTADVERGVAFAKQIDTGMFHVNDGTVHDEPLVAFGGEKSSGIGRLNGEATVESFTTQKWISVQHGRSFFPF
- a CDS encoding DinB family protein, translated to MVTHVSAEAPGDERGALLSFLEGERGGIRRALLGLTDEQAATRPSASELSLSGLVKHVAEVEQSWIARARQEAPAVKRDESNWHECFVLVGDETVASQLAYWEKVAAQTEAFIRSVPSLDDTFPLPNDPWFPPDERVSMRWVALHLIRETARHAGHADIIRESLDGATAFELVAREQAG